The Dehalococcoidia bacterium genome includes a region encoding these proteins:
- a CDS encoding response regulator transcription factor, with translation MMSRIKVLLVDDHALFREGIRALLQNYEEVEVVGEASDGREAIEKVNQLGPDVVLMDVAMPIMSGVEATRRIQKESPNARVLVLTQYEESEYVLSLLKAGARGYLPKTTTAPELVSAIRAVHRGESFLYPSATMTLIEQFLMQSRGKESDYERLTDREREVLQLVAEGRTNREISEMLFTSVKTVLRHRERIMEKLGFHNRTDLIKYAISKGLIHVPPKMEKE, from the coding sequence ATGATGTCCAGGATAAAAGTGCTGCTAGTGGATGACCACGCGCTGTTTCGAGAGGGGATTCGTGCCTTGCTGCAGAACTATGAGGAGGTTGAGGTTGTTGGCGAAGCATCCGACGGCAGGGAAGCGATCGAAAAGGTCAATCAGCTTGGACCGGACGTGGTGCTGATGGACGTTGCTATGCCCATCATGAGCGGAGTGGAAGCCACCCGCCGAATTCAGAAAGAGAGCCCTAATGCGCGGGTGCTCGTGCTCACCCAGTATGAAGAAAGCGAATATGTCCTCTCCTTGCTCAAAGCCGGGGCTCGGGGGTATCTTCCCAAGACGACCACAGCTCCGGAACTGGTTTCCGCCATCCGTGCCGTTCATCGGGGGGAGTCTTTCCTCTATCCCTCGGCTACCATGACCCTGATCGAGCAGTTTCTGATGCAGTCCCGGGGGAAAGAGAGTGACTATGAGCGGCTCACGGACAGGGAAAGAGAAGTGCTGCAGCTTGTTGCCGAGGGACGCACCAACCGTGAGATATCGGAGATGCTCTTTACCAGCGTCAAAACGGTCTTGCGGCACAGGGAACGGATCATGGAGAAGCTGGGCTTTCACAATCGCACCGATCTTATCAAATACGCCATCAGCAAGGGATTGATACACGTGCCGCCCAAGATGGAAAAGGAGTGA